In Populus trichocarpa isolate Nisqually-1 chromosome 16, P.trichocarpa_v4.1, whole genome shotgun sequence, a genomic segment contains:
- the LOC7488758 gene encoding putative pentatricopeptide repeat-containing protein At3g08820, whose protein sequence is MSSLIVTKSAGIKNRLIQGFSCLKHLKHIHAALLRLGLDEDTYLLNKVLRFSFNFGNTNYSFRILDQTKEPNIFLFNTMIRGLVLNDCFQESIEIYHSMRKEGLSPDSFTFPFVLKACARVLDSELGVKMHSLVVKAGCEADAFVKISLINLYTKCGFIDNAFKVFDDIPDKNFASWTATISGYVGVGKCREAIDMFRRLLEMGLRPDSFSLVEVLSACKRTGDLRSGEWIDEYITENGMVRNVFVATALVDFYGKCGNMERARSVFDGMLEKNIVSWSSMIQGYASNGLPKEALDLFFKMLNEGLKPDCYAMVGVLCSCARLGALELGDWASNLINGNEFLDNSVLGTALIDMYAKCGRMDRAWEVFRGMRKKDRVVWNAAISGLAMSGHVKDALGLFGQMEKSGIKPDRNTFVGLLCACTHAGLVEEGRRYFNSMECVFTLTPEIEHYGCMVDLLGRAGCLDEAHQLIKSMPMEANAIVWGALLGGCRLHRDTQLVEVVLKKLIALEPWHSGNYVLLSNIYAASHKWEEAAKIRSIMSERGVKKIPGYSWIEVDGVVHQFLVGDTSHPLSEKIYAKLGELAKDLKAAGYVPTTDHVLFDIEEEEKEHFIGCHSEKLAVAFGLISTAPNDKILVVKNLRVCGDCHEAIKHISRIAGREIIVRDNNRFHCFTDGLCSCKDYW, encoded by the coding sequence ATGTCTTCCTTAATCGTCACAAAATCAGCAGGCATCAAGAACCGCCTCATTCAAGGCTTCAGCTGTCTCAAACACCTAAAACACATCCACGCAGCCCTTCTCCGTCTCGGCCTCGATGAAGACACTTACCTCCTTAACAAGGTCTTACGTTTCAGCTTCAACTTTGGAAACACGAACTATTCCTTTCGCATATTAGATCAAACGAAAGAACCCaacattttccttttcaatacaATGATTCGTGGCTTAGTTTTGAACGATTGTTTTCAAGAATCCATTGAGATTTACCACTCTATGAGGAAAGAAGGGCTTTCTCCTGATAGTTTTACTTTCCCTTTTGTCTTGAAAGCGTGCGCGAGGGTTTTGGATTCTGAGTTGGGTGTCAAGATGCATAGCCTTGTGGTGAAAGCAGGTTGTGAAGCGGATGCGTTCGTTAAGATAAGTTTGATTAATCTGTATACGAAATGTGGGTTTATAGATAATGCATTTAAGGTGTTTGATGATATTCCTGACAAGAATTTTGCGTCGTGGACGGCGACAATAAGTGGGTATGTTGGTGTTGGGAAATGTAGGGAGGCGATTGATATGTTTCGTAGGTTGTTGGAGATGGGTTTGAGGCCGGATAGTTTTAGTCTTGTTGAAGTTTTGTCTGCTTGCAAGCGAACTGGGGATTTGAGAAGTGGGGAGTGGATTGATGAGTATATAACGGAGAATGGCATGGTAAGGAATGTGTTTGTGGCTACTGCTTTGGTGGATTTTTATGGCAAATGTGGAAACATGGAGAGAGCGCGTAGCGTCTTTGATGGGATGCTGGAGAAGAATATTGTTTCTTGGAGTTCTATGATTCAGGGTTATGCTTCTAATGGGTTGCCTAAAGAAGCTTTAGacctcttttttaaaatgttgaatgaGGGTTTGAAACCTGATTGTTATGCTATGGTGGGAGTTCTTTGTTCTTGTGCGAGGTTAGGGGCGCTAGAATTAGGGGACTGGGCTAGCAATTTGATCAATGGAAATGAGTTCTTGGATAATTCTGTCTTGGGTACGGCATTGATTGACATGTATGCAAAATGTGGGAGAATGGATAGAGCCTGGGAAGTTTTTAGGGGGATGAGGAAGAAAGATAGAGTAGTTTGGAATGCAGCTATATCAGGTCTTGCCATGAGCGGACATGTGAAAGATGCATTAGGGCTTTTTGGCCAAATGGAGAAGTCTGGGATCAAGCCAGACAGGAACACTTTTGTTGGCTTACTTTGTGCTTGTACTCATGCTGGTCTAGTTGAAGAGGGTCGTCGATATTTCAATAGTATGGAGTGTGTTTTTACCTTGACTCCAGAAATTGAACACTATGGATGCATGGTGGATCTTCTTGGTCGTGCAGGTTGCTTAGATGAAGCTCATCAGCTTATCAAAAGTATGCCAATGGAAGCCAATGCTATTGTTTGGGGAGCATTGCTGGGTGGATGCAGGCTGCATAGAGACACCCAATTGGTGGAAGTCGTGCTGAAAAAACTCATAGCATTAGAACCGTGGCACTCAGGTAATTATGTTCTTTTGTCAAATATATATGCAGCAAGTCACAAATGGGAAGAAGCAGCAAAGATTAGGTCAATCATGAGTGAGAGGGGGGTTAAGAAAATACCAGGGTATAGTTGGATTGAAGTGGATGGAGTTGTTCATCAATTCCTTGTGGGGGATACGTCCCATCCCTTATCAGAGAAGATATATGCAAAACTTGGTGAATTGGCCAAGGACTTAAAAGCTGCAGGTTATGTTCCCACGACAGATCATGTGCTGTTTGacatagaagaagaagagaaggagcaTTTCATTGGTTGTCACAGCGAGAAGCTGGCTGTTGCCTTTGGTTTGATAAGCACAGCTCCAAATGACAAAATTCTTGTTGTGAAAAACCTTCGTGTTTGTGGTGATTGTCATGAGGCAATAAAGCACATTTCTAGAATTGCAGGTAGAGAGATAATTGTGAGAGATAACAATCGATTCCATTGCTTTACTGATGGTTTGTGTTCGTGTAAAGATTATTGGTGA